aatgcgaaaccatacaacagtacagaggaaatgagaaagctctcctccaagcgatgaagctcaactggttggggtatcccaccaacagagagcgccaccagcttttttgctatttttagaatgaatgagtcgtttgccgtctgctaaacgaagtctttctatattccgtttaggtagagaacttgagtcgtttagaagccgtttagtgatcgtttagtggatttgtggcacttggggtttcagtccagcgcagcgcaactcgctggaatcaagtgaaaTCCAGCTTCTTATCTGGAATGGTTTGTTATGTACAAACTCgcgatgttatttttatatgtgctcttttttatactagaaaaaatgtttaatgtactttcaatattattattaaaataggatatttttcattactcGCGTTCTCTTACGGTAGTTCTGCTAGAAAATATCTGTCAAACACACTTTATCACTGAAGTAAGAAGTTTCAGGGAAGtctacccaagcgccacagattaagcttaaacgactggaaaattgaatatccatataaaaaaatgaaagctccacagcttcattggtttgatcaatagatggcgtattacaactcatcattatattgctatcctgttcttgcaatgtgtttcgacaagtttcatcttatcatgacctatatagccttctaactttctgagcaaaaatctatgtgaatggtcgtgtggtcagatacgtgggtatcaacaccaacgaccataactcaattctcacttgcttcagtactggtggtttccgttggagtttagtaattaaacaattgtatcgccgttctagttctagcgatgcataacttcaatgcgaaaccatacaacagtacagaggaaatgagaaagctctcctccaagcgatgaagctcaactggttggggtatccgaccaacagagagcgccaccagcttttttgctatttttagaatgaatgagtcgtttgccgtctgctaaacgaagtctttctatattccgtttaggtagagaacttgagtcgtttagaagccgtttagtggtcgtttagtggatttgtggcacttgggaaatAATTCCAACTTGGCAACAATcacttttattaacatttatggtggcatgattatgacaaaaacagaagtggctccAAACGAACATCAATgatgtaacattctaaggtcggAAAAAAATCGGAGCCGAATGAATCCTTTACTCAGCGGCATGGAGATTGTCAAATTCGGTGgtacaaccgatgactccaacggttTCGAATGGCTCTAAACTGCTCTATTGGCTTCGAACGGCACCGAatggaactgttggtttgatttggccggATTCGACGTCGGAATAGCTAAGATCGGAAATGGTTTTGAGCCGTGGATGCGATTCCGACAATcaatcactagttgttgcaaagtttcctagtgtgtgtatcaagttattttcaatcctttttcgtttgtagacagttgacgcaaatctatttttccatacagaatgtgcaatcgagtgtgcataaaattatgctgatattcagaatttaatcgaaacataatacgactgagcttgcattcgattcaatgactcttaagggtctcgattgatatgtacgattgtgtagaataagtttatgagatgttatgggtacattcatgttagtttcgaaaaatataccaaaaaggattgttcttctctggaaaatttaatacactTTGAAAAACAGTAGTAACAGATTTATGGTCTGCAGTGCTTTTagtaattctcaaaatattctcgcctATATGATCCTATATTCGTTACTAATACCTGATGATTTCATGCCTACGACTATTTAACGAATTAGGTTACGAAATATAGAGAATGTTAGGTCGgtctttcatttttatttcattaactTCATGTTATTGATAAACCAATAAACAAGGGTAAATTGTATAGTTGCTAGAacagtattttttattcagtatGTGCTTATTTCAagatacacaaacaaacgccaTGATTTTAACGTATCCCAAGCTTCATAATTCATTCGATCCTACTAAAGCTTAGCGGAATTAATAACCAACTTATGGTTCGTCAACGAACTCGGCTACCATTTCCTCTACGATTTCGTCGATGTTCTTGGTTTTACCGGTGTTTCCGTTACAGCTGTCCTGCCCCAACATTTTGGCTTTCTTCGCCGACACGCTACTGTTATCATCGTCAATTATTTCGATTGAATGTTTCAAATTATTCTTTTCACTGTTGGATTTAGGTGCAGATAGCTCTACGTCAATTGGCACTTCCATCACATCATCATCCTCCTGTTCCTCATTCTGTGCTTGTCCCTGTTCCTCATCACTGTccagcaccgccaccaccgcggAATCACTCGTTTTTCCATCATCattgtcatcatcatcgattgGATGAATAGTTCCTGCATCATAACATTCTGTATCGTCGGGGATGTCGGCGATTGCGTTTGTCTTTTCCTTTACTGTATCATCTAGCGAGGACACGTTTACATGTTCTACCCATCCAACAGGTTCGTCCGTCATTTGCTGTTCTTCTTCGTCAATAAATGACTCGTCGCTTGCTTCTGTTACGGCTAGTGATTCGTTAATTTCACCTTCACTTTCGTATGCTGGTTCAACGGCCGGCTCGCTAGGAGCACTGGCAGCTTTTAACGGCGAAGTACCAGTTGCCGGTTCTGCGACTGATGGAATTATCACATCAGAGGAATCGTGCACTCCGTTGGTACCGTTCGTTACAACCACCTGCTTGATGGTGAACATCGCCAGCGGGTGATTGTCCTTGTTCGCTAATGCATCCTTAATGGCGGACTTGTCCGCAGGGAAGTACAGTGTTTCCTTCCAAGGATGTACCACCAGTTCCATCGTGCGGGCCAGTTCTGCAGCCACCGACCGAACGGTCGCACTGGAGTCCGTTGTTTGCAGCGTGTTGAAAATATAGCTAGCATATTGCAGCGGCGGTGGACAGTGGTGGTGTGGATTCACAATAAGAGCGGCAAAGGCACGGAGTAAAGCTACACGCACCTGGGCGTCGCCGTTTAGCCCAGTTAGCTGGTGGTTGGTTACCAGAGTAAAACACAGCGGAACGATTTTCTCCTGCAATAGTTTATGAGTGACGGGTTTGATGAAACACCCGGCGGACTGCAACAGAGCGGTCAAACATGCCAAAGCAGCACGGCACAGTGGCTCGTTGCCATGATCAATGAACAGCTCCTTGTTTTCTGCCGTTGCACTACCACTAGAGTGATTCTGGTTAAGTGCGGTTGCTGCATTTTGCTCCTTCTGCAGCTTCCTCTTAGCTCTGGCCGACAATCGCTTGTTGCTGGTGGCACCCATCTTGAGCGTTACCTCGCTCTCGTACGGCGTAATGTCGCGCATTATCTGTTCCAGCAGGGCTTCGTTAACCATTTCGATGTTACTGCCGTACCGCATCTTTTCACACCACAGCTGTACGCTGTCGTAGATTTTCGTTCGCAAGCGGATGAATGATTTTTTCGCACCTTCCGAGTCGTGGCTGTTGCTCTGGGTCGCTCGGAGACACTTGGAGAACATCTCGCAAATCGTGTCACCAAACATCAGCATATTGGTGCCGAGGGCCAGCACTAGCCCGTCCAACACCTCCAACAGCCCGTAGTGCATGGACGGTAAAAACGCACCGAATGCAATGTTTTCCGCAATCGGATTTTTGCCCATCGCTTCACAGGATACGGACAGCCCACGAAGTACAAGATTTAGCGCTTTAAACGGGGTGATTGGCTTCCCCACCGGGTACGCACCTACAATGGCTTGATCAAGAAAGGTAATTAGATTGCAAGCACGTATGGCGATCAAGTGCGCTTTACGGATAGGATTTCCGGTGGTTCTAATGTCAGGCAGCTTCAAACACTCAAGGTTTTCCTCCTCGTCAAACGTTTCCGGCGTGTGGGCAAAGATTTGATTCAACAGATCGTGTATCGTGTCAATCAGCTTCAGATAGTACTCTTCCCAAGTTTTCTTATGCAGCGAACCGTGCTGTCCTCCGCCTCGGatttgttgcagcagcagcaaacagttGGCCGTACGGTTGACCACAAACCGATCGGTAGAATCGACCAGCGAGTAAAGGAACGTCTCGATGCGACTTTTCAACGGGCCACAAGCACCAGCATAATGCTGCATGGCCAGCTCGAGAAAGCTCAAAGCCGATGGGACCGCCGTCGGTTCTAGCTTGGGCCCAACGGATTCGAGGATTTTGGCCAGATTGCTGACAAACAGTTTGTGCAGCTCGGTCGAGCCCAGGGAGCGATGTAACAGCTGCTGAAGAAGTTTGTACACCAGCGGCAATGTTTGCGTTGGCCCACGCTGGTCGCATACTTTTGTGCAAGTGTTCAGATAGAACTGAGCCTTTTCCTCGATCAGATCCAGCGGGCAGTCGGGCAGCAGGTGGATGAGAATTCTTAAACCACGATCGCGCGTTCTGGCACTGGCTAGCAAGGTGCCTAGTTTGGTGAATATTGTGTCTAGATCATTTTCAGGCTGTaaagcacgaaaaaaaaagtacatgtGGTTAGAATTTTGCAATCTCTTCGCAATGCGACTACCTAATCGATGTTTCAACTTACGTCTGACCAAAACGATTGATGTTCATCTATATTGTTCAGAAAGGCGGTTAGTAAACCATCGTCACTGTCGAAATGGGTCCCGAATAGTTGCCCAACACCTTCCATCGTTTAAGGGGACGTTTTACGAGACACGAAATACAATAAAGCAATCACTTTTATTAATTTGTATAGAATACACGTGCGCCGGCCTGAACGTAAACAATGAAGGCGTGGACAGTGCCGTTCAGGGTTGCCTAATAAGTTGATCTAATGTCATACTCAAATGTCTGCCTTGCACAGTGGGCTTGCATCATATTTTTTCAAcgctttttttataaaacgcaaaaaatcttttttattactttacaAGTATTACTAATATTTCCACGCTATTTTCTACGCCACTCCCTACACTAATCCTGTGCTGCACTTTCACTTCCAGGTATAGTTTGTTGACTGGAACTGAAAATGAATCGGTACCAGATCCGGACCCGGTTGAAGTATCGTTCCAAATCCACAACAGTTCCAGGTACTGGTTTaagaaaatgtattaaatCGGGAGCTATTTTTGGATCAGTGTAAGTTCATCATCAGATCCAGGACTGGTGTAAGTTCgtgataggttccaggaccggtataaGTTTATGATAGGTTCTAGGACCGggatgggttcatgatcggttccaggaccgggATAGGATTATGTTCGATTCttggaccggtatgggttggATATGGGTTCAGTATATGCAGTTCTTGAAGAAAATAGGTAATTTATTTGTGTCAGGACCACTATGGGTTTGGATTTGGTTTTAGATTTTAGATTTGTTCTTATGGGGTCGTCATAAGCACCTTATTTTAATTGCGTTGCGTGGTCATCAATTTCGGAGTACTCTTTAGAGTAAAGGAGATCTTTCAAATTTTGATGTGCAGCTCTGTAACCttgccaaattaactagttaCTATAAATTTAGCCATCAGCAACCATGTCGCCAAATTcataatttgattattttgatgTAAAAAAGCACTCTTTAAGGTGGGTAAAAGACGAGGCCTAGAATTTATTCCGAGAACTTGTTACATTCTCTACGCAAGTATTGCAAACATAGGGTACTTTTTCGTTATTGTTGAGTGCAGTAAGTCTAGATAATTTAATTGTACTCCTTCGTCAACCGTGGTACTTTCTGATCCTAAGTCGCGCGAAACGTGTCTCAAAGAAGCTGTCGTACATTCTAAACAATTCTTATAGCGCCAGCGATCCAGTTCGCTTAGTTTGTCAGCTCCTTCAGTTTGTCCTCCAGCTCGAACTTCCATCGCATGTAGGCCACCTTCATGCGATCCCACACGTTGTCGAACGAATCCATCGCGGGCCTCACATCCAGCAGGGCAAATTTGTACTTCTCGTCCACCATGCCACCGTCGTAGTAGTCAATGATGTAGCGCACATCCTTGCCACAGCGATCGATGATCCAGTCGTGTCGGTCGAATGGCAGCTCGTATCCCATCATGTTGCGAATCTTAGCCCGCGGGCTGTAATCGGTTGCCTTACCGCCGAAGCTCTTCAGCCGCGGATTGCCACATTCGCGGGCGTGCAGCGCTTCCCACTTAAGTACCTCCTGCCAGGCCTGCTCATTGTTGGCGTTGTGTATCTTTATAATATCGTCCATGTCTTTCTGAGCTATATCGTCCTTCTCCCAGCGCCAGCCCTTGCGCAGCATCGCATTCCAGAACATCTGCTGGCTTGGGTACACCCAAAACTCTTGCTTACCGTCGGTGGTCGCTTTCGGAATCGACGACACCTGGCGCTCGGTAGGCAGTGGGAACGGTTGGCCCGGGGCGGGATTTTGATTTGCCGGTGGCATCATGTTCAGCGGGTTCACTTCTGCTCCATCGTGCTTAATCGGGCATTCGGATACGAGCACTGGTTGTTCTTTGGGTTGCTGTTTTTGGTGCATCGGGCATTCGGGCGGAGGATTACCGGACATGGCTGCTTTATCGCCTAGCGGTGGATGTCCCTTCGGTAGTGCCGCATCTTCACCCTTTGTCAAGGTGCTGGGCACTATGTTCGAGGCAACCTTTTCAGCTGCAGACACCGTGTTTCCCATGGCTGGAAGGAAACAGTACAATAATGTAACTTTATGAAAATCTGGGCGTAAATTGCGCAGGTGACCGAATGGTAACACCGGTAGGGTTACATAATTCACTACGCATCA
This is a stretch of genomic DNA from Anopheles merus strain MAF chromosome 2R, AmerM5.1, whole genome shotgun sequence. It encodes these proteins:
- the LOC121589085 gene encoding holocytochrome c-type synthase-like, whose product is MGNTVSAAEKVASNIVPSTLTKGEDAALPKGHPPLGDKAAMSGNPPPECPMHQKQQPKEQPVLVSECPIKHDGAEVNPLNMMPPANQNPAPGQPFPLPTERQVSSIPKATTDGKQEFWVYPSQQMFWNAMLRKGWRWEKDDIAQKDMDDIIKIHNANNEQAWQEVLKWEALHARECGNPRLKSFGGKATDYSPRAKIRNMMGYELPFDRHDWIIDRCGKDVRYIIDYYDGGMVDEKYKFALLDVRPAMDSFDNVWDRMKVAYMRWKFELEDKLKELTN
- the LOC121589084 gene encoding proline-, glutamic acid- and leucine-rich protein 1-like, giving the protein MEGVGQLFGTHFDSDDGLLTAFLNNIDEHQSFWSDPENDLDTIFTKLGTLLASARTRDRGLRILIHLLPDCPLDLIEEKAQFYLNTCTKVCDQRGPTQTLPLVYKLLQQLLHRSLGSTELHKLFVSNLAKILESVGPKLEPTAVPSALSFLELAMQHYAGACGPLKSRIETFLYSLVDSTDRFVVNRTANCLLLLQQIRGGGQHGSLHKKTWEEYYLKLIDTIHDLLNQIFAHTPETFDEEENLECLKLPDIRTTGNPIRKAHLIAIRACNLITFLDQAIVGAYPVGKPITPFKALNLVLRGLSVSCEAMGKNPIAENIAFGAFLPSMHYGLLEVLDGLVLALGTNMLMFGDTICEMFSKCLRATQSNSHDSEGAKKSFIRLRTKIYDSVQLWCEKMRYGSNIEMVNEALLEQIMRDITPYESEVTLKMGATSNKRLSARAKRKLQKEQNAATALNQNHSSGSATAENKELFIDHGNEPLCRAALACLTALLQSAGCFIKPVTHKLLQEKIVPLCFTLVTNHQLTGLNGDAQVRVALLRAFAALIVNPHHHCPPPLQYASYIFNTLQTTDSSATVRSVAAELARTMELVVHPWKETLYFPADKSAIKDALANKDNHPLAMFTIKQVVVTNGTNGVHDSSDVIIPSVAEPATGTSPLKAASAPSEPAVEPAYESEGEINESLAVTEASDESFIDEEEQQMTDEPVGWVEHVNVSSLDDTVKEKTNAIADIPDDTECYDAGTIHPIDDDDNDDGKTSDSAVVAVLDSDEEQGQAQNEEQEDDDVMEVPIDVELSAPKSNSEKNNLKHSIEIIDDDNSSVSAKKAKMLGQDSCNGNTGKTKNIDEIVEEMVAEFVDEP